In Saccharomyces cerevisiae S288C chromosome VIII, complete sequence, a genomic segment contains:
- the NMD2 gene encoding Nmd2p (Protein involved in the nonsense-mediated mRNA decay (NMD) pathway; acts as a scaffold protein bridging Nam7p and Upf3p; involved in telomere maintenance; contains an acidic domain and three middle domains of eukaryotic initiation factor 4G (mIF4G) with aspartic 59 of mIF4G-1 important for NMD activity and translation termination accuracy): MDDGRKKELHDLNTRAWNGEEVFPLKSKKLDSSIKRNTGFIKKLKKGFVKGSESSLLKDLSEASLEKYLSEIIVTVTECLLNVLNKNDDVIAAVEIISGLHQRFNGRFTSPLLGAFLQAFENPSVDIESERDELQRITRVKGNLRVFTELYLVGVFRTLDDIESKDAIPNFLQKKTGRKDPLLFSILREILNYKFKLGFTTTIATAFIKKFAPLFRDDDNSWDDLIYDSKLKGALQSLFKNFIDATFARATELHKKVNKLQREHQKCQIRTGKLRDEYVEEYDKLLPIFIRFKTSAITLGEFFKLEIPELEGASNDDLKETASPMITNQILPPNQRLWENEDTRKFYEILPDISKTVEESQSSKTEKDSNVNSKNINLFFTDLEMADCKDIIDDLSNRYWSSYLDNKATRNRILKFFMETQDWSKLPVYSRFIATNSKYMPEIVSEFINYLDNGFRSQLHSNKINVKNIIFFSEMIKFQLIPSFMIFHKIRTLIMYMQVPNNVEILTVLLEHSGKFLLNKPEYKELMEKMVQLIKDKKNDRQLNMNMKSALENIITLLYPPSVKSLNVTVKTITPEQQFYRILIRSELSSLDFKHIVKLVRKAHWDDVAIQKVLFSLFSKPHKISYQNIPLLTKVLGGLYSYRRDFVIRCIDQVLENIERGLEINDYGQNMHRISNVRYLTEIFNFEMIKSDVLLDTIYHIIRFGHINNQPNPFYLNYSDPPDNYFRIQLVTTILLNINRTPAAFTKKCKLLLRFFEYYTFIKEQPLPKETEFRVSSTFKKYENIFGNTKFERSENLVESASRLESLLKSLNAIKSKDDRVKGSSASIHNGKESAVPIESITEDDEDEDDENDDGVDLLGEDEDAEISTPNTESAPGKHQAKQDESEDEDDEDDDEDDDDDDDDDDDDGEEGDEDDDEDDDDEDDDDEEEEDSDSDLEYGGDLDADRDIEMKRMYEEYERKLKDEEERKAEEELERQFQKMMQESIDARKSEKVVASKIPVISKPVSVQKPLLLKKSEEPSSSKETYEELSKPKKIAFTFLTKSGKKTQSRILQLPTDVKFVSDVLEEEEKLKTERNKIKKIVLKRSFD, encoded by the exons ATGGAC GATGGAcggaaaaaagaattgcaTGATTTGAACACCCGAGCTTGGAATGGCGAAGAAGTCTTTCCCctgaaaagtaaaaaacTGGATTCCAGTATAAAGAGAAACACTGGctttataaaaaaactaaagaAGGGTTTTGTGAAAGGTTCAGaatcttcattattgaaagatttaaGTGAGGCGTCCTTGGAAAAGTACCTATCAGAGATAATAGTGACGGTAACAGAATGTCTGCTAaatgttttgaataaaaatgatgacGTAATTGCCGCTGTTGAGATCATAAGTGGACTTCATCAAAGGTTCAATGGCCGATTTACTAGTCCGCTTTTAGGAGCTTTTTTACAAGCTTTTGAGAACCCCTCTGTTGACATTGAATCCGAAAGAGATGAGCTTCAAAGGATAACCAGAGTTAAAGGTAATCTTCGGGTATTTACCGAGCTTTATTTAGTTGGAGTTTTTAGAACATTGGATGATATTGAGTCGAAAGATGCTATTCCAAACTTCCTACAGAAGAAAACTGGGCGAAAGGATCCGTTGTTATTCAGTATTCTCAGAGAGATTCTTAATTATAAGTTCAAATTGGGCTTTACTACCACTATTGCGACCGCATTTATTAAGAAATTTGCACCTTTGTTTCGCGACGATGATAATTCTTGGGATGATTTAATATATGACTCGAAGTTAAAAGGTGCGTTACAGTCTCTGTTTAAGAATTTTATAGACGCCACTTTTGCGAGGGCCACAGAACTGCATAAGAAGGTCAATAAACTGCAAAGAGAACATCAGAAATGCCAAATAAGAACGGGAAAATTGAGAGATGAGTACGTAGAGGAGTACGACAAGTTACTTCCAATATTCATTAGGTTCAAGACATCTGCAATTACTTTGGGAGAATTTTTTAAGTTAGAAATTCCGGAGCTTGAAGGTGCCTCTAATGATGATCTGAAAGAAACAGCTTCTCCAATGATCACGAATCAGATATTGCCACCCAACCAACGATTATgggaaaatgaagatacAAGGAAATTTTATGAAATCTTACCAGATATCTCAAAAACAGTAGAAGAATCACAATCTTctaaaacagaaaaagattcaaaCGTTAActcaaaaaatatcaatctATTCTTTACGGATTTGGAAATGGCAGATTGTAAAGATATAATCGATGACCTTTCAAATAGATATTGGTCATCATATTTGGACAACAAAGCCACAAGAAATCgaatattgaaatttttcatggAAACACAAGATTGGAGCAAACTGCCAGTGTATTCCAGATTTATTGCAACAAATAGCAAATATATGCCGGAAATTGTTTCTGAGTTTATTAACTACCTAGACAATGGCTTCAGGAGTCAATTACATTCTAATAAGATTAACGTTAAAaacatcatcttcttcagtgAAATGATTAAATTTCAATTAATACCATCGTTTATGATTTTTCATAAGATTAGAACATTAATCATGTATATGCAAGTTCCAAATAACGTAGAAATTTTGACGGTTTTGTTGGAGCACTCAGGGAAATTTCTGCTAAATAAGCCAGAATATAAGGaattaatggaaaaaatggTCCAACTAATCaaggataaaaaaaatgatagGCAATTGAACATGAACATGAAAAGCGCCTTAGAAAACATAATTACTTTACTTTATCCCCCTTCTGTAAAATCATTAAATGTTACGGTAAAAACAATAACGCCTGAACAACAGTTTTATCGCATATTAATTAGAAGTGAACTAAGTAGCCTAGACTTCAAACACATTGTCAAGTTGGTTCGGAAAGCTCACTGGGACGATGTAGCTATTCAGAAAGTGCTGTTTTCTCTGTTTTCAAAACCACATAAGATTAGctatcaaaatattccCTTATTAACAAAAGTTCTAGGCGGTCTATACAGTTACCGCCGCGATTTCGTCATCAGATGTATAGACCAAGTACTGGAAAACATTGAGCGAGGCTTAGAAATTAACGATTATGGACAAAACATGCATAGAATATCAAATGTCAGATACTTAACTGAAATATTCAACTTTGAAATGATAAAATCCGATGTTTTGTTAGATACTATCTACCACATTATTCGGTTTGGTCATATCAACAATCAACCCAATCCATTTTATTTAAACTACTCAGATCCACCGGATAATTATTTCAGGATTCAACTAGTCACTACAATTCTGTTAAATATCAACAGGACCCCTGCAGCTTTTACTAAGAAATGCAAACTTTTGCTGAGGTTTTTCGAGTATTATACTTTTATTAAAGAACAACCTTTACCCAAGGAAACAGAATTCAGAGTTTCAAGCacatttaaaaaatatgagaATATTTTCGGAAACACTAAATTTGAAAGGTCAGAAAATTTGGTAGAAAGTGCCTCAAGGTTGGAAAGTTTACTGAAATCATTAAACGcaataaaaagtaaagacGACAGAGTGAAGGGATCTTCTGCAAGCATTCACAACGGTAAGGAGAGTGCTGTTCCTATCGAGTCAATCACCgaagatgatgaggatgaagatgatgaaaacgaCGATGGTGTCGATTTACTAGgagaagatgaagacgCGGAGATAAGTACACCGAACACAGAGTCAGCGCCAGGAAAACATCAGGCAAAGCAAGACGAAagtgaagatgaagacgatgagGACGATGACGAggatgatgacgatgacgatgacgatgatgatgatgatggaGAAGAAGGcgatgaggatgatgatgaagatgatgatgatgaggatgatgatgatgaagaagaagaagacagCGACTCTGATTTGGAGTATGGTGGTGATCTTGACGCAGACAGAGATATTGAAATGAAACGAATGTATGAAGAGTACGAGAGAAAACTAAAggatgaggaagaaaggAAAGCggaagaagaattggaaaGGCAATTTCAGAAAATGATGCAAGAATCCATAGACGCAAGGAAAAGCGAAAAGGTTGTTGCCAGTAAAATTCCAGTAATTTCGAAGCCAGTCAGCGTTCAAAAAcctttattattaaaaaagagTGAAGAACCTTCTTCAAGCAAGGAGACCTACGAAGAGTTATCCAAGCCAAAGAAGATTGCATTTACGTTCTTGACTAAAAGCGGTAAGAAGACacaatcaagaattttACAATTACCAACGGATGTGAAATTTGTCTCTGATGTccttgaagaagaagagaaactAAAAACCGAGCGAAACAAGATTAAAAAGATTGTTTTAAAACGTTCTTTCGACTGA